The DNA region CCGTGGACATGTGATTTGCCAAAATTTCCTGCTCGCAATAAAAGAACATGCACAGAGCCAAGATACTCTCAATtggttttcaaaaaaaaaagatgctgTGAATTATATTGACAAGCAAATTCTGCTATCAACAACCAACGCCGCAAGCAAATTGCACTGTACATCAGATGATCAAATAAAAAAGATGTGACATTCAATCAAGATTTTCACAAAAATGGACAGCAAACTGCAGAGAAGCACACTGTTATATAGATCACCAATTCACCATGGTAGACAAATTTCTGTTCACTACAAAACTGCTGTGTCACCAAACATAAGGAGCTACTAAGTCCAATTGCACTCCAAGCACCAGTTGCAATAGATACTGAGATCATACAGAAGTCTTAACACATTATAACAAGCTCTCAAACGATGGCATTTGCTGCACTAGCAATCCTAGGCCAAAGGTCAGCACACTCCTTACCAATGGGTCCAGTGATAGCAGAGCCTGCAAAGAAGCAATTTGTAAATTGAAACGGTCATATGACAATCCAGGAAAGGTCTAGTTTTTACTATACAAAAAATGGTCATGACAATCCAGGAAAGGTCTAGTTTTTACCTTTCATCTCACCCTTGGGATTCACAATCACTCCAGCATTATCTGGAAATTGAAACATCACAAAATATTAATCACCAGCAGAGACTAATAGGTAATCCAAATTACATATATGAGAAGTTTCATTTCAGAGATTAACAAAGATCAAAGGAAATATATGTCTCATGGCCAGTCCCAAAGTTTCACTGCGGCGACACCACTACCCAAGGCAATGGAATATGAGACCATTTTCAAATGGAGGAAGTCCTCAAAGATGAAAATCCTTGGAAGGTAAACCTCTACAGATAAAAACTCATTTTCTGACGTTTGCTATGGAATATGCAAACATGTAATGTTTGCTCCAAAAAACAGCTGAAGGACCTCGGAGCCCCTCCGTCATTAAGGTCTACATCAATAGGTGACACAAATAAGAGCAACTCAAAGTGAAGCACTACAACTAACAAGCCTCATAAATCAAATAACAATGCAATGGACAAATACATAAATGTTTGTCTCATGGCCAGTCCCAAAGTTTCATAGCAGCGACACCGCTACCCAGGGCAATGGAATATGAGACCACCTTCAGATGGAGAAATTCCAAAGGAATACCTCAACAACGAAAGGCTCACTTTCTGACGTTTGCTTGGGAATATGCAAACATGTGCTGTTTGCTCCACGAAAAAGCTGAAGGACATGGACGTCCATCCGTCAAACTGTAAATTGCTATCCAATATCATAATACTCTCAATTTCCAACATAAAAAACAAACACGACCATGTAAATTTTTCACGACACAATAAGCAAACAAGTCTGAATCAAAATGTACGAGGCAGCAAACTGCCACCAACAACAGATTTACGAGCAATTGAATAACAGCATACAACACATGAGCAATGAGCAAATTATATAGCATTGTACTACAAGTAAAGGTAATATGAGTGAAATATGCGCCTCATGGCCAGTCCCAAATTTTCATGGCAGCAACGCCGCTACACAAGGCGATGGAATATGAGGCCGCCCTCTGACGGAATATCTCCGTGAAAGAGTAGCCTTTCAATGGAAATCATCAACGTCAGAAGGTTTAATCTATGACGTTTGCTTTGGAATATGCAGATACTATTGACTTCTGCTCCAGAAGAAGCTAGGGAGCCTCGCGGCCCTCCCGTCAAAAGAAAATGATTTCAGCTCCAAACTAGATACTAGGCATGTATTACCAGAACTAAGTTGAACGCTGGTCTAAGCTCAACAAAGAGCCTTGATCTAAGCAGTTACGGTTGAGGTGGGAACGGGATGCTACCTTCGAAGTACATGTAGACACCGTCCTTGCGGCGCCACGGCTTGCGCTGGCGCACGATGACGGCGGGCATGACCTTCTTCCTGAGGTCGGGCTTCCCCTTCTTCACGGTGGCCATGACCATGTCGCCGACGCAGGCGGACGGGAGACGGTTGAGGCGCCCCTTGATGCCCTTCACGGAGATGATGTAGAGGTTCTTGGCGCCAGTGTTGTCCGCGCAGTTCACCGTCGCCGCAACCGGCAGACCCAGCGACATGCGGAACTTGTTCCCCGCCGTGCCTCCCCTCCCTGGATCACATCACGGAACATCACGAGACATGGGCAATAGATTAGAACGCCAGATTGCAACACGACTGCTGATAATTCGACGAGGAAATGGGGGAATCGAGCGGGGGAAAGGAGGAAGATGGGTGAGGTTTACCTCGCTTCGACATGGCGGCGGCTGGTGTTGGACCCGATCGCTAGGGTTTCGCCTGGCTCGCTGCTTATATAGATCCGCGGGGCTAGGGTTTTTGATGCCCTTAAAGACAAAACTGCCCTTGGCGCCGTTAGGGCACTGGTTGGCAATGCGAGGGTCACGAGGTCTTTGCGCGCGAGGGGttttgacggcggcggcggcggcgtgggttTCTAACGGGCCGAGCTGGGAAATGGAGAAAAAAGCTGTGCAGCCCATATGAGGAGGTTTACGGGGTCCTGACTGCTAAGGCCCATATTATTTATGTAGATCCTCTCAAATTGAAAACCGAATGAAACGGTATCTTGAATGTGTTTTCCCCTGTGCCTTTTCTAAGATGATGCTAAATTTTAAAAATTTATGATGTAATAATTCAACTTTAAATACTAGAATCTGTTTTTGTCCTTCTTCGAGACCAACGACAAATTGATGACCGTCCTGGTTAAAATCAGACTCAAAAGAATCTCAAACTATAGCACACTTGTGCTCTAGGTAAGGAGGTAGTAAAAAGTTTGTCTTAGAGCATCCCAGCACTGCAAGACGCCGATCACTGATAGTCCAAGCGGAAGAGAGAGgaggtaaaaaaaaaaagatagggTACCTATCTCGCAGAACACATGTGGGTCGATTCACGTCACGATGCACCGTGTCGCCGAGGTCCACCACGTCAAAGCGATCTTCTCTCATCTCAGCAAGAACGACAGGTGTAACTCAGCCTAGGTAGGAGCAATAAGAAAAAATTATAGAGTGGGTTCCTGCTTTTCCATCTCTCTCTCATCCATGTGAAGCAGTCGATGTTAGCCACATGCTCCTTTTGCATCACCTCGAGCACCTATGCTCGACATATATGGGCCTGTTTGTTTATATACTATGATAAGATTGACACACTTTTACAAGTCATGACAACTGGGAACTAGTTTGCTACAATGGAACCTTGCCACAACTGTGATTAGAACCAACAGATGCTCAAGCTGATCAAACTTTACTAACCATGAGCGTGGCAAATTATGACAAGCTATGACTTCAAACAAACATCCCCATAAACCTTGAACTTCACCTGCGTGGCTGTGTCCCAACTAGAACCAGCTGCCAGCAGCGCAGAGCGCCATTGAGCGTTTAGTCCCACATCGCCTAGCCAGAGGCGAGGGAGGTGGGAGGTGAGCTACATAAGCTGACCCAGAGCACCTTGGAAAAGCATACCTTTCTCGAACCTTTGGCTAAGATTTATCGGTTCTTATCAGTTTAATGTTTGATATATAGGCTATGTGCCTATTTCGATATTAAATTTATTTTTATGGGGTAGAACACACAACAGTGGCTTGCCATTGGGCACGGCTGGCAGGGCCTGGCGCACCCCGACCAAAACTAACTGAAATGTTTTGCCTCTGACCTGGCTATAATGGAGGCTTAAAGCAGATTTTCAATTTGTTATCTGCTCTATTTTTATCTCGCCGGTACAAACCGAAATTTGTATCAATGACTCCAGTTTAGCCGCAGAAAGATCAGTATCAAGTCATCACCACAAACTCAGGAAAGCAAAGTTTAACAAAATTTACATGTACAAGTGCACAACTCATCCTGCTCCCCAGGATTTTCCTCGCTAGCTATCATCGCCTTTGAGCTTCCTGACCTTGTCGAGGAATGCTTGCCGGCCGGGGAAGGGGTTGGCGCCCTGGCCGTCTTTCCCTGCCGCCCTCTTCTCGTCGAGCACCCCACCGGCGCGTGTGCCCCGACCCAGCCCCAAAATTTCATTCTTGGCCGTCCTAATCTGAGCCTTCCTCGGCGAGGAGACCGGAACGCCGGTGTCCTGCACGCCGGCATTCACACCGAGCATCTCCATCTTGGCCGTCCTCACCTGGTCCTCCCTCCTCATCCGCATCCGTTCCCTCCGCTCATCCCGCTTTCCCCTGGCGCCGTCCGGGTCAGCGCCGACGTCGAACAGGGAGCCTTTGGCGCCGCAGTTGTTGTCGTTGCCTCTGCTTCTGCTTCTGCTTCTGCTTCTGCTGGTGCTGGTGCTTTGCTTCCGGGCTCCCTTTCTTGGGATGCGACCGCCGTAGGAGGTGCCGATAAGGCGGAGGTCGAGGCGGCTCCATCCCTCCTCGTCGGAGAGGTCCCACCCGAAGCGCTCGGCCATCTCCTGGAGCGgcccgtcgccgtcgtcgtagTCGAAGTCGTAGTCGGCGTCGCCGCGGAGGAAGCGGTGCGCGTGCTCCCACTCGACGCGGTCGACGTAGACGGGGTCGTCGAGGACGTCGCGTGCGAGGCCCGCCCAGGGCGCGGTGTCCCCATAGTCGAGCTCCGCCGCGACCCAGCGCAggtacggcggcggcagcgtgcCCAGCATCTGGCCCTTGTACTTTCCGAACTCGATCACGCGGTCCCTCGCCGGGCGCGAggacggcgcgggcggcggcgtggtgggGACCGCCCTGAGCGGCCGGAGGAGCCTGGcgcggcacgggcggcggcggccgtgggagGTGAGGGGAGGGATGCGGACGAGGTGAGGCGCCGTCCCGGCCGTGGGTCTCGGCGGTGCCGGAGAGGAAAGGCAGGTTCCTGCGGCGGTGAAGCCGAGCATtgtgtgcggcggcggcggcgccgggcgagCGAGGATTTTCTGGTGGGGAACGGCCGCCGCATTTGCGCTCGCGGCGGGTGAAATTATCCGCACAGAGGCTGTGAATTACCGGAAAACTGGGCCGTACAGCCCCTATTTGGAGGCCGTAAAAGTCTTATAGGCATGCACACAGCGGTCCAGGGATAACGCAGTAAAGACCATCAAATCCGACCCACGGAAGTGGCCCACGCTGACAAGTGAGTCCGGTCCGGCGGATTGCTTTGCTCGCGTCAAAACTGAATGCCACAGCCCACAGCCCATTTCTCAGAGCTCCTGGGGGCTCTCATTTCGAGCCGCgtaggggtgggggtggggggaggGACGGCAAGGGAAAGAAAAACGCCTCAGGGAAGCTGTCGGACGGATGGGCAGTCGGAAGTCAGTTGGAGCTCGTGCGTGATTCATGGGCTGGGAATGGCAGCGTGTGCTGGCAGCCTCAATCTCCTGCTTGCGTTGGAGGCCCGACAGGACGAAAAGAGCTACGCATCGTGCGAGCTTTTGCCTTTTGTGTGCGCTCTTGACGAATTTGGTGGTCGGAGATCGATGAAAGGCTGTGCCGTGGAAGACCAGAAAAAGGATAAAAAAATAAGACGTTGCACCAGCCGGGAATCGAACCCGGGTCTGTACCGTGGCAGGGTACTATTCTACCACTAGACCACTGGTGCTGTTATGGACGGCTTGTTGCACAAAGGGTCACTGAAGGTGACCAGTACTCAGTAGATGTTCAGACCAGGCACCGCATGACAGCAAGGTGACGAGATAACCATCCATTTCGCAGCTGAGCTTACGAAGCAGATCGGTCGCCGTTAGCTTAGCTGCGCCTGTTGTCTTCTTCCTCCGCAGCTCGCAGGTCACAACTGCAGCGGCTTCAGTGATGCAACTAGGGCGGCTTCCCTTGTCGCCACATGGTTCAGAAGTCAGGCGCTGCGCCATCATCTAGAGCCCAACGAAAAAAGCAGCCAGGGAGCCAGTGCAGATCAGAACAGGCAGCCAAACAAGGGAAATAGAAAGAAGGGGTACATGTCCTCATCAGGTTCGGCACCCTTTCGAGTTCGGTCGTGTGAACACGGGCCGATGCTTCGAAAGGTCACTGCCATGTAGGATAGGAATTAGTTTCGCTCCAGCTGCGGCTGCCTACTTGGTCTGATGACATTGCAGCTTCAGGGTTCAGAGTTATTCAGACATGCATCTCTCTGCCGATCGATCTACCGGCAGCCGGGCTAGTTCGTTGGGTGCCATTATATGCTGGTGGTTGATGCATGCCAGGAAATAAAACGAAAAGGACCACGACCAACCATAACTTAGCAGCCGCAGCCGTGATGCATGCTCACGGAATGTCGTCTCCCTTGTTCCAGCGCGCCAAGACAGAGTTGTTCTGTCTTCTTAGATATATTAGCACATGCATGCTACTATGTGGCAGTTATCATATTCATAGGAATATTCATAGGTATGTAGCAGTTGTTCCAGTGCGGCATGGCGTCTGCATCGGCTACGTACAACCCAACCCAACCCAACCCTGTAGATTCTCGGCGTCCGGCATCGCTGGCTCGATCGCCGCGGGTCTCGGCCGTGGGCAACTTGGCGATGCCGGCGAGCTTAGCATCAGTGGCGGCGACGACCGCCGGCGAGACACCATGAGCCAGCCAGGTACAAGTCTTGCAGACGGCGACGGTGCCGCGCGTGCGCGTACGTGTTCCTCGGCGAGATTCGCGTAGTTTTCCGCGGCGTGGGTGCTTGACGATCTCCCTCGTGCACCGGCGTCCCTGCCACCCACGGGCCATGGCCGGACGCACGCGCCGGCGCCTTTCCTCTCCGCGCCGGACAAACAGACCGACCCGAGGCTGCCTGATTCCCTCGCCCTAGACCAGCCACGCTTCGGTTAGCTCCGATCTGATCGAAGTGTGGGCGTGTGGCACAACATCACCCATCAACGTAGGAGTATGCAGTATTATATcctctccttttttttcttgcCTGGAATACAGAGTACACACGCAACGCACTAGTGCCAGCACTTTGTCTCTACATTGTCTTGCATAGGTAACTATCTTAGTCGTTTGGATTTGGGGGCTGTTTGGATGCCTGCCTAacacgccacgccacgccacacATTTCGCGCCACATGTGTGGCCGCCAaatcggccgccgcaccttaggCACGATGTGGCGCCTAAGGCAGGCATCCAAACAACCCCTTGGTGCCAGCAAGGGGAGGAGACATCGATCGAGCTACTGCCTACTGATGGGTTTCATCCTTATCCTGCCGATCGCAAGTACCGTAGATCGATGCTGACGCAGGCATGAGGTAGCAGCAGGCTTGGAGGTGGCCAACTCCAACCACAGCAGTCCTGGCCTCCTGTGCAGTGGGCACTCATCTCTCTTCAATTCCCACCAGACACCATTCACCAGTCAGTAGCCTTGGTTCGACTTGGACACTTGCCTCGCTGATATCGTGCCGCACCGCGACGACTCGCGAGGCCGTGTCCGCGTCGGGCCGTGAGACTGGTCCAGAGGGGCACTGTCGTGCCGCAGAGCAGTCGCGGACTCGCGGTGGCGACCGTGGTGGGGGCGGCTGGGCAAGAGCGACGGGCAGTGATGGCCGCCTAATGGGGCGCGGCGTCTATAAATGAAGGTCCCCGCCGGGAGCAGCCGGTCGAGCAGCTACCGCGCTGGGCGTCAAGGCCGGAGCCGAGTGACACCGTGGGAGAGTGACCGTCACCGTCGGCCCCCGAGCAggagcagctagctagctaccgATGGCCGCCGGGAGCCCGGCCATGGAGAACGGCGACCTGCGGGGAGCGGCGGAGGAGTACGCGCAGGACGGGTCCGTGGACCTGCGCGGCAACCCCGTGCTCCGCTCCAAGCGCGGCGGCTGGACGGCCTGCTCCTTCATCGTCGGTGCGTGCTAAGCCGCAgacatccccccccccccccccccgtttgTCTTCGATCGAGTAGTTTCCGCGACGCGCCGGAGGCTGATGAGCACGATGGTGTGCCTGTTGTGAATTCCTGATGGGTGGGCAGTGTACGAGCTGTTCGAGCGGATGGCGTACTACGGGATCGCGTCCAACCTGATCATCTACCTGACTGACAAGCTCCACCAGGGCACCGTGGAGGCCTCCAACAACGTCACCAACTGGTCCGGCACCGTCTTCCTCACGCCGCTGCTCGGCGCCTACGTCGCCGACGCGTACCTCGGCAGGTACTGGACCTTCGTCGTCGGCTCCGCCATATACTTCATGGTACGTACGAGTTAAGCAGCACTCCTGCTGCTCCTGATGATTAGCTCATTACTAATTTTTCAGACAAGCATACACGTATCGTGTGTTGGAACAGAGTTTTGAGTGAGCAGAAGAACAGATAGCTAATCATGGTCACGGCACGCGTGCCTGGTCACCGAACTCTGTGTTCTTTGCATAGAAAAATGTCAAAAACAGAACAGATTCAAAGTACACAGAAATATAGGGACTTAAACTTCATAGTAGTAACCAAACAGAGCTATCAACAGATGGATCGACAATGCTATCTCCTTGTTTCCTCATCCAACAGCTACTAGGATAGGAATGTAGCGCCGTAGATCTTGACTGGTATGGTAATGCCGTATGCCGTATAGATTCCGGTCGGCCAGACCTGAACTTGTTTTGTCCTTTCCTGGGTTCAGATCAGATGAGCCTTAGCTTGGACGTATGGTCGTCACGTTCCAAGCAAATCTATCCTTGTATCCTTCTCGACTCCTGCATGATTGCATGGACCCACCTAGTTTGCTACCCTAAAGCGTAGATACCATCTATAGCATTTGACTGGTGATGACCGCCCATTTCCTGATAAGTTCAGTGATCAACGGAGCACGGTGCAAGTGTAACCCTACTTCACTAGTAAACTCATCTTTGATTCAACTGCTGTTAGAGAGTATGCAGACACTTCCACGGACGGTGTGTCCTGCTTTGCAGCTACAGTGATTCAGTGCTGCTGCAGATGGGGCTTGCCTTTCCTTAGTTACTTGGACGTTGGACTAAACCAGTGTTAGGACCCCTTTGGCAGGCTCCACGAGCGGCTCCAAAACCGGCTCCAGTGCTTCACCATCGGCTCCACCTTTAGAGACCTGGAAAAGACACTCTCTGGAGCACTTTGGGGGAGGCGGAGCCAGAAAACATAGCTCCGTCTGGCTCCACCTCACCCTTTGCCAACCCTACCCCAAGCCGGAGCGCATGGCTGGGGCAGGGCAAAGGCGGCCGGAGGTggccggggcggaggcggaggcagcCGGGGTGCGAGGGAGGCCGCGGGAGTGGCGTGGGCAACAAGGGGGaatgggagaaagagagaacgTGAGAAAAattgaagaaaaaaaagaaaaacaacgGTATTTTGGACATTTCATCCTTTTAGACAATATGAAAAAGTCGTTTGCCAAACGTTTTTTCAAAACAGTTTCAGCTTCACCAGAGATGCCGCTCCACTGGAGGAGTAGCACCTAGAGCTGTTTCCATTTTTGAAGGAGCGAGAGCCCTAAGAAACACGGTACGGTGCAGCAACCGTCGTGCAGGGCAGGACACTCCTGAGAGTGTGAAATGTTAAGCTGTTCTCGTCTCCAGAGTCAACGCACGAGCGACCGTGCCCGCCTCTTGTCACGTCAGCACTTGCTTTTCTGAATTGCAGTGGCAGCATCGGTAGCGTCAGGGTCGTTTGGAATTTTCGTAGTATGTAGTGAGATCTGCCAAGATGGAGGAGAACGCGAGGCCACCATCAGGAGGGTAGTTATCTTGTAGTGCACTGACGAGGGAGGTTTGCAAATAGCTATCAACTTAAGTCCAACCTAGATTCCTTTGAGTTGAATCATTGGGTACCAATGAATTCATGACAAGGACTGCATTTCCCTAAAATCAGGCGAGGATTGTCTGGCCCCATTTAATAGAGAAAATTCCCTATGTAGCATCAAAAAAACTTGTATTATTCTTTCCCTGTGTTACGGCGGGACTGTCTGGCTAGTTACTTGTGTAGCATATACTAGGTATAATTTCGTATTCAAATAAATCACACCGGAAATAGAATTTCCCATGTGCTTAAAAGCTACAAATAAGCAACAAAAAACCATCTTCCAATTTTTTCTTTTAACTTTCTTACCTGAAATCATCACCCACTGGCACTGCTAGCGTCACTATTGCGATCAAGGAGTACTAGTAACTAAAGTGATGGGACAATGCAATGCAGGGGATGGTGTTGCTGGTGCTGTCGGTGTCCCTGCCGGCGCTGAAACCGCCGCCGTGCCACGCCGGCGTCTGCCCGAAGGCCTCGGCCCTGCAGCTCGGGGTCTACTTCGGCGGGCTGTACATCGTGGCCTTCGGCAACGGCGGCACCAAGCCCAACATCTCCACCATCGGCGCCGACCAGTTCGACGAGTTCGACCCGCGGGAGAAGATGCACAAGCTCTCCTTCTTCAACTGGTGGATGTTCACCATCTTCCTCGGCATCCTCTTCTCCTCCACCGTCCTCGTCTACCTCCAGGACAACGTCAGCTGGTCCGTCGGGTACGGCATCCCCACGCTGGGCCTCCTCGTTTCCATCGCCGTCTTCCTCGCCGGCACCAAGCTGTACCGCCACAGGGTGCCGCAGGGCAGCCCGTTCACGAGCATGGGCAGGGTGATCGCCGCCGCGCTCTTCAAGTGGAACGTCCCCGTCCCGACCGACGCCAAGGAGCTGCACGAGCTGGACCTCGAGGTGTACACGAGGAAGCGCAAGTTCCGGATGGACTCGACCAACTCCATGAGGTTCCTGAACAAGGCCGCCGTAAAGGACAACGATGGAGGCGGCTcgccggcgaggtggagcctgTGCACGGTGACGCAGGTGGAGGAGACGAAGAGAATCATCAATCTGGTGCCGCTCCTCGTGACAATGTTCGTGCCGTGCACGCTGATCGCGCAGA from Panicum hallii strain FIL2 chromosome 9, PHallii_v3.1, whole genome shotgun sequence includes:
- the LOC112877841 gene encoding 60S ribosomal protein L23, with product MSKRGRGGTAGNKFRMSLGLPVAATVNCADNTGAKNLYIISVKGIKGRLNRLPSACVGDMVMATVKKGKPDLRKKVMPAVIVRQRKPWRRKDGVYMYFEDNAGVIVNPKGEMKGSAITGPIGKECADLWPRIASAANAIV
- the LOC112875679 gene encoding uncharacterized protein LOC112875679; translated protein: MLGFTAAGTCLSSPAPPRPTAGTAPHLVRIPPLTSHGRRRPCRARLLRPLRAVPTTPPPAPSSRPARDRVIEFGKYKGQMLGTLPPPYLRWVAAELDYGDTAPWAGLARDVLDDPVYVDRVEWEHAHRFLRGDADYDFDYDDGDGPLQEMAERFGWDLSDEEGWSRLDLRLIGTSYGGRIPRKGARKQSTSTSRSRSRSRSRGNDNNCGAKGSLFDVGADPDGARGKRDERRERMRMRREDQVRTAKMEMLGVNAGVQDTGVPVSSPRKAQIRTAKNEILGLGRGTRAGGVLDEKRAAGKDGQGANPFPGRQAFLDKVRKLKGDDS
- the LOC112874440 gene encoding protein NRT1/ PTR FAMILY 5.2-like; the encoded protein is MAAGSPAMENGDLRGAAEEYAQDGSVDLRGNPVLRSKRGGWTACSFIVVYELFERMAYYGIASNLIIYLTDKLHQGTVEASNNVTNWSGTVFLTPLLGAYVADAYLGRYWTFVVGSAIYFMGMVLLVLSVSLPALKPPPCHAGVCPKASALQLGVYFGGLYIVAFGNGGTKPNISTIGADQFDEFDPREKMHKLSFFNWWMFTIFLGILFSSTVLVYLQDNVSWSVGYGIPTLGLLVSIAVFLAGTKLYRHRVPQGSPFTSMGRVIAAALFKWNVPVPTDAKELHELDLEVYTRKRKFRMDSTNSMRFLNKAAVKDNDGGGSPARWSLCTVTQVEETKRIINLVPLLVTMFVPCTLIAQTNTLFVKQGATMNRHMGPHFQIPPASLGAFVTLTMLVAVVVYDRVFVGAVRRYTKNPRGITILKRMGIGMFLQVVTMGIASATESRRLAYARSHGLDKTGGELGLTIFVLLPQFVLMGLADAFLVVGKIEFFYDQAPESMKSLGTAMSLTAYGIGNILSSFLLSTVTRITRERGNAWVTNNLNASNLDYYYGFLTVLGGINFLAFLALSGVYRYKAESTETIDIVMGLEAEKAKLQAEPLG